The following are from one region of the Candidatus Binatia bacterium genome:
- a CDS encoding transposase codes for MARKRQSPESIAAVLRKVESGIPIAKLAREAGVHENTIHLWKKKYGQLGTPEIREMNELRDENTRL; via the coding sequence ATGGCCCGCAAACGACAATCCCCCGAGTCGATCGCTGCCGTCTTACGCAAGGTCGAGTCCGGCATTCCGATCGCGAAGCTGGCGCGTGAAGCCGGCGTCCACGAGAACACGATCCATCTCTGGAAAAAGAAATACGGGCAGCTGGGGACGCCAGAGATCCGCGAGATGAACGAGTTGCGCGATGAAAACACACGCCTCAA